One window of the Melospiza melodia melodia isolate bMelMel2 chromosome 15, bMelMel2.pri, whole genome shotgun sequence genome contains the following:
- the PIGB gene encoding GPI mannosyltransferase 3: MPEAVRLRKQRSVLYGSAGGAAAQRGAGAAAPASLLALALALRTLNCFLVQTSFVPDEYWQSLEVAHRMVFNYGYLTWEWTSNLRGYSYPLIFASMYKALQLLAKDNVQLLIWVPRLAQAVLAAFADVKLYSLVQHLENSETAKFVFFCQLCSWFTWYSCTRTLTNTMETILTIFALSYYPIKGSKMGNSCKYLALVALAIIIRPTAVIPWMPLVFSHFLQEQRKADLILHHCIPVGLVTVGTSLIIDRVFFGEWVLVQLNFLKFNVLQNLGTFYGSHPWHWYLTQGLPVVLGPHLPFFVHGCALAPRRFRILLLALLWTLLVYSTLNHKEFRFIYPVLPFCMIFCGYSLRYLKAWKKTAASFLLLSNLVPALYTGLVHQRGTLDVMSHIQQLCNHSQQSQAFVFILMPCHSTPFYSHVHCPLKMRFLQCPPDLTGNVSYIDEADVFYSNPLGWLNKEFYNDTLLPSHLILFNVLEQEISSFLALRGYEKTATIFHTHVPQGRVGSHISIYRRKTEMNYP; the protein is encoded by the exons ATGCCGGAGGCGGTGCGGCTCCGCAAGCAGCGGTCGGTGCTGTACGGCTCGGCCGGGGGGGCCGCAGCGCAGCGAGGCGCCG GTGCGGCCGCGCCCGCGTCGCTGCTGGCGCTCGCCCTGGCGCTGCGGACCCTCAATTGCTTCCTCGTCCAGACCAGCTTCGTCCCGGACGAGTACTGGCAGTCGCTGGAGGTGGCCCATCGCATGGTCTTCAA TTATGGTTACCTGACTTGGGAATGGACAAGTAACTTAAGGGGCTACTCATACCCACTGATCTTTGCCAGCATGTACAAAGCATTACAGCTGCTGGCTAAGGATAATGTTCAGCTGCTG ATCTGGGTCCCTAGGCTTGCACAGGCAGTGCTGGCTGCTTTTGCTGATGTGAAGCTTTACTCATTAGTGCAACACCTTGAAAATTCAGAAACAGCAAAGTTCGTG TTCTTCTGCCAACTCTGTTCCTGGTTTACATGGTATTCCTGTACCAGAACTCTAACAAACACCATGGAGACTATTCTCACTATTTTTGCTCTTTCCTACTATCCAATAAAAGGCTCCAAGATGGGGAACAG TTGTAAGTATTTAGCTTTGGTTGCACTTGCAATTATTATTCGTCCCACTGCTGTTATCCCGTGGATGCCTTTGGTCTTCAGCCATTTTTTGCAAGAACAGAGGAAAGCAGACCTTATCCTACACCACTGCATTCCAGTTGG ATTGGTCACAGTAGGAACCTCTTTAATAATTGACCGTGTGTTTTTTGGTGAG TGGGTACTGGTTCAGCTGAACTTCTTGAAATTCAACGTGCTGCAGAATTTGGGAACATTTTATGGCTCTCACCCCTGGCACTGGTACTTGACTCAGGGGCTGCCAGTTGTGCTGGGTCCCCACCTGCCGTTCTTTGTTCACGGCTGCGCGCTGGCACCAAGGAGGTTCCGCATCCttctgctggcactgctctggaCACTGCTGGTGTACAG CACACTGAACCATAAGGAATTCAGGTTCATCTATCCAGTACTGCCATTCTGCATGATTTTTTGTG GATATTCTTTGAGATACCTGAAAGCATGGAAGAAAACTGCAGCAAGTTTCCTGCTGTTATCCAATTTAGTCCCAGCCCTGTACACAGGCTTGGTTCACCAGCGAGGCACTCTGGATGTTATGAGTCACATCCAGCAGCTCTGCAATCACTCCCAGCAGTCACAAGCTTTTGTCTTCATCCTGATGCCATGCCACTCTACCCCATTTTACAG TCATGTTCACTGTCCTCTAAAAATGAGATTCCTTCAGTGTCCCCCAGACCTAACTGGCAATGTGAGCTACATTGATGAAGCAGATGTGTTTTACTCTAACCCACTTGGCTGGCTGAACAAGGAGTTTTACAATGACACATTATTACCCAGTCACTTGATCCTCTTCAATGTGCTAGAACAG GAAATATCATCATTTCTAGCTTTAAGGGGCTATGAGAAAACAGCCACTATCTTTCACACTCATGTACCTCAAGGACGAGTTGGAAGCCACATCTCCATCTACAGGAGGAAAACTGAAATGAATTATCCCTGA